In a genomic window of Cynocephalus volans isolate mCynVol1 chromosome 1, mCynVol1.pri, whole genome shotgun sequence:
- the SPINT4 gene encoding kunitz-type protease inhibitor 4, whose amino-acid sequence MKPTKLGFLLGLFIFCSLTTPLLGGVTRLLEKICGDLKDPCIMDMNVGSCFEVHFRYFYNKTSKACESFVYSGCDGNLNNYQLKIECEVACVEEYKKSKESNSVLGPLGEEKEIL is encoded by the exons ATGAAGCCTACTAAGCTGGGATTTCTTCTAGGGCTCTTCATATTCTGTTCACTGACTACTCCATTATTGGGTGGTGTTACTAGACTTCTTGAGAAGATATGCGGAGATCTCAAAG ATCCCTGCATTATGGATATGAATGTTGGCAGCTGCTTTGAAGTTCACTTTAGATACTTCTACAACAAAACCTCCAAAGCATGTGAAAGCTTTGTATACTCTGGCTGTGATGGCAACCTTAATAACTACCAGCTTAAAATAGAATGTGAAGTAGCCTGTGTTGAAGAATACAAAAAAAGTAAGGAATCCAATTCTGTTCTCGGTCCtttgggggaggaaaaggaaattctCTGA